From Lysobacter auxotrophicus, the proteins below share one genomic window:
- a CDS encoding potassium channel family protein produces the protein MAENRVGQLRWRVQVRRHPSAFLLAVQLLSLILYPLFDEMRSGRVLFGALGVIALMLAVWVVNRSPAKVWVAWLLVGPALALAVLSVVLGNDTLLVVSSALEALLYLYAASSLIAYMLGDHRVTTDELFAAGATFTLLAWGFAYAYFVCQAWYPGSFTGALRPGEPRTWLELLFLSFTTLSATGLGDILPLSSPARVLVMLQQFAGVAYIAVVVSRLVGLTMLRATK, from the coding sequence ATGGCGGAAAACCGTGTCGGCCAGCTGCGCTGGCGCGTGCAGGTGCGGCGCCATCCTTCGGCGTTCCTGCTGGCGGTGCAGCTGCTGAGCCTCATCCTGTATCCGCTGTTCGACGAAATGCGCAGCGGACGCGTGCTGTTCGGCGCGCTCGGCGTGATCGCGCTGATGCTCGCGGTGTGGGTGGTGAACCGCAGCCCGGCGAAGGTGTGGGTGGCCTGGCTGCTGGTCGGGCCGGCGCTCGCGTTGGCCGTGCTGTCGGTCGTGCTGGGCAACGACACGCTGCTGGTCGTGTCCTCCGCACTGGAAGCGCTGCTGTATCTGTATGCCGCGTCGAGCCTGATCGCCTACATGCTCGGCGACCACCGCGTGACCACCGACGAACTGTTCGCCGCCGGCGCGACCTTCACCCTGCTCGCGTGGGGCTTCGCCTATGCGTACTTCGTCTGCCAGGCGTGGTATCCGGGGAGTTTCACCGGCGCATTGCGACCGGGCGAGCCGCGCACCTGGCTGGAACTGCTGTTCCTGAGCTTCACCACGTTGTCGGCCACCGGCTTGGGCGACATCCTGCCGCTGTCCTCGCCCGCGCGCGTGCTGGTCATGCTCCAGCAGTTCGCCGGCGTCGCGTACATCGCGGTGGTGGTGTCGCGCCTGGTCGGCCTGACGATGCTCCGCGCGACGAAATAG
- the thiC gene encoding phosphomethylpyrimidine synthase ThiC: MNAVPSQLIQQAEQLSADVTRPIPGSHKIHVEGSRPDIRVPMREIALAKTPTMFGGEDNAPLAVYDTSGAYTNANAQIDLARGLSPLRAQWIAERGDTEVLSALSSEFGRKREHDPKLDAVRFRNRPLPRRALPGANVTQMHYARRGIVTPEMEFIAIRENQRLEQIREAHLLRQHAGEAFGANIQKIITPEFVRDEVARGRAIIPNNINHPESEPMIIGRNFLTKVNANIGNSAVSSGIAEEVEKLVWSIRWGADTVMDLSTGKHIHETREWIIRNSPVPIGTVPIYQALEKVDGRAEELNWEIFRDTLIEQAEQGVDYFTIHAGVLLRYVPLTAGRVTGIVSRGGSILAKWCLAHHKENFLYTHFEEICEIMKAYDVAFSLGDGLRPGSIADANDAAQFGELETLGELTKIAWKHDVQTMIEGPGHVPMQLIKENMDKQLRECGEAPFYTLGPLTTDIAPGYDHITSAIGAAMIGWFGTAMLCYVTPKEHLGLPNKHDVREGLMAYKIAAHAADLAKGHPGAQARDNAMSKARFEFRWEDQFNLGLDPERAREYHDETLPKDAHKVAHFCSMCGPHFCSMKITQDVRDYAKEHGVDEQAALAEGMAEKSAEFRAQGAQVYRKA, encoded by the coding sequence ATGAACGCAGTCCCCAGCCAACTGATCCAGCAGGCCGAACAGCTTTCGGCCGACGTCACGCGTCCGATTCCCGGCTCGCACAAGATCCACGTCGAAGGCTCGCGCCCCGATATCCGCGTTCCGATGCGCGAGATCGCGCTGGCGAAGACGCCGACGATGTTCGGCGGCGAGGACAACGCGCCGCTCGCGGTGTACGACACGTCCGGCGCGTACACCAATGCGAACGCGCAGATCGACCTGGCGCGTGGGCTCTCGCCGCTGCGTGCGCAGTGGATCGCCGAACGCGGCGACACGGAAGTGCTGTCGGCGCTGTCGTCGGAGTTCGGCCGCAAGCGCGAGCACGATCCGAAGCTCGATGCCGTGCGTTTCCGCAATCGTCCGCTGCCGCGTCGTGCGCTGCCCGGGGCTAACGTCACGCAGATGCATTACGCGCGCCGCGGCATCGTCACGCCGGAGATGGAGTTCATCGCCATCCGCGAGAACCAGCGGCTGGAGCAGATCCGCGAAGCGCACCTGCTGCGCCAGCACGCGGGCGAAGCCTTCGGCGCGAACATCCAGAAGATCATCACGCCGGAGTTCGTGCGCGACGAAGTGGCGCGCGGCCGGGCCATCATTCCGAACAACATCAACCATCCGGAAAGCGAGCCGATGATCATCGGCCGCAACTTCCTCACCAAGGTCAACGCGAACATCGGCAATTCCGCGGTGTCCTCGGGCATCGCCGAGGAAGTGGAGAAGCTGGTGTGGTCGATCCGTTGGGGCGCCGACACGGTGATGGACCTGTCCACCGGCAAGCACATCCATGAAACGCGCGAGTGGATCATCCGCAACTCGCCGGTGCCGATCGGCACGGTGCCGATCTACCAGGCGCTGGAGAAGGTCGACGGCCGCGCGGAAGAGCTCAACTGGGAGATCTTCCGCGACACGCTGATCGAGCAGGCCGAGCAGGGCGTGGATTACTTCACCATCCACGCCGGCGTGCTGCTGCGCTACGTGCCGCTCACCGCCGGCCGCGTGACGGGCATCGTCTCCCGCGGCGGTTCGATCCTCGCGAAGTGGTGCCTGGCGCATCACAAGGAGAATTTCCTCTACACGCATTTCGAGGAAATCTGCGAAATCATGAAGGCCTACGACGTGGCCTTCTCGCTGGGCGACGGCCTGCGTCCGGGCTCGATCGCCGACGCGAACGACGCGGCGCAGTTCGGCGAGCTCGAAACCCTTGGCGAGCTGACCAAGATCGCGTGGAAGCACGACGTCCAGACCATGATCGAAGGCCCCGGCCACGTGCCGATGCAGCTGATCAAGGAAAACATGGACAAGCAGCTGCGCGAGTGCGGCGAGGCGCCGTTCTACACGCTCGGGCCGCTGACCACCGACATCGCGCCGGGTTACGACCACATCACCAGCGCCATCGGTGCGGCGATGATCGGCTGGTTCGGCACGGCGATGCTGTGCTACGTCACGCCCAAGGAACACCTGGGCCTGCCGAACAAGCACGACGTGCGCGAAGGCCTGATGGCCTACAAGATCGCAGCGCATGCGGCGGACCTGGCGAAGGGGCATCCCGGTGCGCAGGCGCGCGACAACGCGATGAGCAAGGCGCGTTTCGAGTTCCGCTGGGAAGACCAGTTCAACCTCGGCCTCGATCCCGAGCGCGCACGCGAATACCACGACGAAACGCTGCCGAAGGACGCGCACAAGGTCGCGCACTTCTGCTCGATGTGCGGCCCGCATTTCTGCTCGATGAAGATCACCCAGGACGTGCGCGACTACGCGAAGGAGCACGGCGTCGACGAGCAGGCCGCGCTGGCCGAAGGCATGGCGGAGAAGTCGGCGGAGTTCCGCGCCCAGGGCGCGCAGGTCTACCGCAAGGCATAG
- the thrA gene encoding bifunctional aspartate kinase/homoserine dehydrogenase I: protein MPPADASHPSAPPCHVHKFGGSSLADAPLYRAAAALVDDPSRTRVVVVSAMQGVTDALIALLDTAQRGDAWQPAFDALRERHLVAAEALDPDGHFDLRARLEEEFATLRHQLQAIAGGEPDAAQLAPGLPGFGEVFSSFLMHAALGGDAASWRRLDARDVLVVHEGEMGMAVDWPQSRARLAQWRAAQGDGNVVITGFVARDTHGRATTLGRNGSDYSAAIFANLFDAAALTIWTDVDGVLSADPRLVPEAVCLPSMSYAEACELAYFGAKVLHPQTMAPVQERGIPLWIRNTKRPEAPGTLIAPDSGRDGAPVKGLSLVRDLAIVELVGNGMVGVPGAAERLFGALRGAGVSVTMISQGSSEHSICCVLRADQAERARDAAAAAFADAIADGQAQGVTLTRDIAVLAAVGDGMVGTPGVAARLLGGLAQARVNARAIAQGAGERNISVAIGANDATRALRAAHAAFWLSPQTLSVGVIGPGQVGSALLVQMSAALPQLRERSGLDLRLRAIANSRAMVLDERGVEPVDAVARLHGGAAQPLDLDRFADHVRGEHLPHALIVDCSASPRVAAEYPRWLARGIHVVTPNKQAGSGAWDHYAAIQDASRRGGGRFRYEATVGAGLPVMLTLRNLLDTGDELHGIDGMLSGTLAWLFNRFDGSVPFSQLVREAQALGYTEPDPRDDLSGLDVARKLVILAREAGRALSLEDVDVENLVPPALRDVDREEFLARLSEMDEPMLARQRDAAREGRSLRHLAQLDRDGLARVGVVALPAEHACCHTRLTDNLVQFRTRRYSDNPLVVQGPGAGPDVTAAGVFGDVLAIAQSLGAAASWSSPAIDVRAQVHA from the coding sequence ATGCCGCCCGCCGATGCGTCCCACCCTTCCGCTCCGCCGTGCCACGTGCACAAGTTCGGCGGCAGCAGCCTCGCCGATGCCCCGCTCTATCGCGCCGCCGCGGCGCTGGTCGATGACCCGTCCCGAACGCGCGTCGTCGTCGTATCGGCGATGCAGGGCGTCACCGATGCGCTGATCGCCCTGCTGGACACCGCGCAGCGAGGCGACGCCTGGCAGCCCGCCTTCGATGCCTTGCGCGAACGCCATCTCGTGGCGGCCGAAGCGCTCGATCCCGACGGCCACTTCGATCTGCGCGCCCGGCTGGAAGAGGAATTCGCGACGCTTCGCCACCAACTCCAGGCGATTGCCGGGGGCGAGCCCGACGCCGCGCAGCTCGCGCCCGGGCTGCCCGGTTTCGGCGAAGTGTTCTCGTCCTTCCTGATGCACGCCGCGCTCGGCGGCGACGCCGCGTCGTGGCGCCGGCTCGATGCGCGCGACGTCCTGGTCGTGCACGAAGGCGAGATGGGCATGGCCGTCGACTGGCCGCAAAGCCGCGCGCGCCTCGCGCAATGGCGGGCGGCGCAGGGCGATGGCAACGTGGTGATCACCGGCTTCGTCGCGCGCGACACGCACGGCCGCGCGACGACGCTGGGCCGCAACGGCAGCGACTACTCCGCCGCGATCTTCGCCAACCTGTTCGATGCCGCCGCGCTCACGATCTGGACCGACGTGGACGGCGTGCTGTCGGCGGACCCGCGCCTGGTACCGGAAGCCGTGTGCCTGCCGTCGATGTCCTACGCCGAAGCCTGCGAGCTGGCCTACTTCGGCGCGAAGGTGCTGCATCCGCAGACCATGGCGCCGGTGCAGGAACGCGGCATCCCGCTGTGGATCCGCAACACGAAGCGGCCCGAAGCGCCCGGCACGCTGATCGCGCCCGACAGCGGCCGCGATGGCGCGCCGGTGAAAGGCTTGAGCCTGGTGCGCGACCTCGCCATCGTCGAACTCGTCGGCAACGGCATGGTCGGCGTGCCCGGCGCGGCCGAGCGCCTGTTCGGCGCACTGCGCGGCGCGGGCGTCTCGGTGACGATGATCTCGCAGGGCTCGTCCGAACATTCGATCTGCTGCGTGCTGCGCGCCGACCAGGCCGAACGCGCGCGCGACGCGGCCGCTGCCGCGTTCGCCGACGCCATCGCCGACGGCCAGGCGCAGGGCGTGACGCTCACACGCGACATCGCGGTGCTCGCAGCCGTCGGCGACGGCATGGTCGGCACACCGGGCGTCGCGGCGCGACTGCTCGGCGGACTCGCACAGGCGCGCGTGAATGCCCGGGCGATCGCGCAGGGTGCGGGCGAACGCAACATCTCAGTCGCCATCGGCGCGAACGACGCCACCCGCGCATTGCGCGCCGCGCACGCGGCGTTCTGGTTGTCGCCGCAGACGTTGTCGGTCGGCGTGATCGGGCCCGGCCAGGTCGGCAGCGCGTTGCTGGTCCAGATGTCGGCGGCATTGCCGCAGCTGCGCGAGCGGTCCGGGCTGGACCTGCGCCTGCGCGCCATCGCCAACAGCCGCGCGATGGTGCTGGACGAACGCGGCGTGGAGCCGGTCGATGCCGTCGCGCGCCTGCACGGCGGGGCGGCGCAACCGCTCGACCTGGACCGCTTCGCCGACCACGTACGCGGCGAGCATCTTCCGCATGCGCTCATCGTCGATTGCAGCGCGAGCCCCCGCGTGGCGGCGGAGTATCCGCGCTGGCTCGCGCGCGGCATCCACGTGGTCACGCCGAACAAGCAGGCCGGCAGCGGCGCGTGGGATCATTACGCCGCCATCCAGGACGCGAGCCGTCGCGGCGGTGGGCGCTTCCGCTACGAGGCGACCGTCGGCGCCGGCCTCCCGGTGATGCTGACGCTGCGCAACCTGCTCGACACGGGCGACGAGCTGCACGGCATCGACGGCATGCTCTCGGGCACGCTGGCCTGGCTGTTCAACCGGTTCGACGGCTCGGTGCCGTTCTCGCAGCTCGTCCGCGAGGCGCAGGCGCTGGGCTACACCGAACCGGACCCGCGCGACGATCTGTCCGGCCTCGACGTCGCGCGAAAACTCGTGATCCTGGCGCGCGAAGCCGGTCGTGCGCTGTCGTTGGAGGATGTGGACGTGGAAAACCTGGTGCCGCCGGCACTGCGCGACGTGGACCGCGAGGAATTCCTCGCGCGACTGTCCGAAATGGACGAGCCGATGCTCGCGCGACAACGCGACGCGGCGCGCGAAGGCCGTTCGCTGCGGCACCTCGCGCAGCTCGATCGCGATGGCCTCGCGCGCGTGGGCGTGGTCGCGTTGCCCGCCGAACACGCCTGTTGCCACACGCGACTGACCGACAACCTCGTGCAGTTCCGCACGCGCCGCTACTCCGACAATCCCCTCGTCGTACAGGGCCCCGGCGCCGGCCCCGACGTCACCGCCGCCGGCGTGTTCGGCGACGTGCTGGCGATCGCGCAATCGCTTGGCGCAGCGGCGTCGTGGTCGTCGCCCGCGATCGACGTCCGCGCGCAGGTCCACGCATGA
- a CDS encoding homoserine kinase, with the protein MSGDIDAQHRAAPPRVVRAFAPGSVGNIGVGFDLLGHSIDGVRDVAVVRRIDEPLVRIAAIRGNVEGADTLPLDAARNTAGQALIALRAKVGLAHGFELELEKGIPLGSGLGGSAASCVAALVAANALLDAPLPRAALYEFALDGESVSSGSRHGDNVAPMLLGGVVMATATRMIQLDVPAWLHAVVVHPDQVLETRRARAVLADPYPLHVIVEQSAHLALFLTGLQRGDATLLREGLRDLLVEPRRAPLIPGFAEAKAAALDHDALGASISGAGPSTFAWFASRAQAEAAAPAMQAAFAAAGFGSRAYITPVAGPHAEVIAAGAHA; encoded by the coding sequence ATGAGCGGCGACATCGACGCACAACATCGTGCTGCCCCGCCCCGCGTCGTCCGCGCGTTCGCGCCGGGCAGCGTCGGCAACATCGGCGTGGGCTTCGACCTGCTCGGCCATTCCATCGACGGCGTGCGCGACGTCGCCGTCGTCCGACGCATCGACGAACCGCTCGTGCGCATCGCGGCGATCCGCGGCAACGTCGAAGGCGCGGACACGCTGCCACTCGACGCCGCGCGCAACACCGCCGGGCAGGCGTTGATCGCGTTGCGCGCCAAGGTCGGGCTCGCGCACGGGTTCGAACTCGAACTGGAAAAGGGCATCCCGCTCGGCTCCGGGCTCGGCGGTTCAGCCGCCTCGTGCGTTGCGGCGCTCGTCGCCGCGAACGCGCTGCTCGACGCGCCGCTTCCGCGCGCCGCGCTGTACGAGTTCGCGCTCGACGGCGAGTCGGTGTCCAGCGGCAGCCGGCACGGCGACAACGTGGCGCCGATGCTGCTCGGCGGCGTGGTGATGGCCACGGCCACGCGCATGATCCAGCTCGACGTGCCCGCATGGTTGCATGCGGTCGTCGTGCATCCGGACCAGGTGCTGGAGACGCGCCGCGCACGCGCGGTGCTCGCCGATCCGTACCCGTTGCACGTCATCGTCGAACAAAGCGCGCATCTGGCGCTGTTCCTGACCGGATTGCAGCGCGGCGATGCGACGCTGCTGCGCGAAGGGCTTCGCGACCTGCTGGTCGAGCCGCGCCGCGCACCACTGATTCCAGGCTTCGCCGAAGCGAAGGCTGCGGCGCTCGATCACGACGCACTCGGCGCGAGCATTTCCGGCGCGGGCCCGAGCACGTTCGCGTGGTTCGCCTCCCGCGCGCAGGCCGAAGCCGCCGCGCCGGCGATGCAGGCCGCGTTCGCGGCGGCGGGTTTCGGATCGCGCGCCTACATCACGCCGGTCGCCGGCCCGCACGCCGAAGTGATCGCCGCCGGAGCGCACGCATGA
- the thrC gene encoding threonine synthase codes for MNFISTRGGTPATGIDAALVAGLAPDGGLFVPQRIPEVDVEPGDTLARTAHDVLAPFFTQSSLRDALPDICAHAYAFDAPLRAMAGKNDRLLELFHGPTAAFKDYAARFLAEALSRLRPQGAAPTTIVVATSGDTGAAVASAFHRRDGFNVVILYPEGRVSPRQAHGLECWGDNVRTFRVRGTFDDCQRMAKQALSDEALRREVSLSSANSISLGRLLPQVAYYAHAALHFHRDHGQPLNLIVPTGNLGNACAAFLARRMGLPVGDLVLACNANDVLPRYFAGAVYEPRETKATLANAMDVGAPSNFERLRFWHASDDALRASLRAFTVDDATITQVVRDAPARHGIVADPHTAAGLHVLEGLRAAGDTRRWAVVATAHPAKFDTIVEPLVGHAIDVPPALAQCLSRPASAQALSADYEALRHALRA; via the coding sequence ATGAACTTCATCAGCACGCGCGGCGGCACGCCGGCCACCGGCATCGACGCCGCGCTCGTCGCCGGCCTCGCGCCCGATGGCGGCCTGTTCGTTCCGCAGCGCATTCCCGAGGTCGACGTCGAACCCGGCGACACGTTGGCCCGCACGGCCCACGACGTGCTCGCGCCGTTCTTCACGCAGTCGTCGTTGCGTGATGCGTTGCCCGACATCTGCGCGCACGCCTACGCGTTCGACGCCCCGCTGCGCGCGATGGCCGGCAAGAACGATCGCCTGCTCGAACTCTTCCACGGCCCGACCGCCGCCTTCAAGGATTACGCGGCGCGCTTCCTCGCCGAAGCCTTGTCGCGCCTGCGCCCCCAGGGTGCCGCGCCGACGACGATCGTGGTCGCGACCTCGGGCGACACGGGCGCAGCGGTCGCGTCGGCGTTCCATCGTCGCGACGGTTTCAACGTGGTGATCCTCTACCCCGAAGGTCGCGTCTCGCCGCGCCAGGCGCACGGGCTGGAATGCTGGGGCGACAACGTGCGCACGTTCCGCGTGCGCGGCACGTTCGACGATTGCCAGCGCATGGCGAAGCAGGCGCTGTCCGACGAAGCGCTGCGCCGCGAGGTGTCGCTCAGTTCCGCCAACAGCATCAGCCTCGGACGCCTGTTGCCGCAGGTCGCGTATTACGCGCACGCCGCATTGCACTTCCATCGCGACCACGGACAGCCGCTCAACCTCATCGTGCCGACGGGCAACCTCGGCAACGCGTGCGCGGCCTTCCTCGCAAGGCGCATGGGGCTGCCGGTCGGCGATCTCGTACTCGCGTGCAACGCGAACGACGTCCTGCCGCGCTATTTCGCAGGCGCCGTCTATGAGCCGCGCGAAACGAAGGCGACGCTCGCCAACGCGATGGACGTCGGCGCGCCGAGCAACTTCGAGCGACTGCGCTTCTGGCATGCAAGCGACGACGCGTTGCGCGCGTCGCTGCGCGCCTTCACGGTCGACGATGCGACGATCACGCAGGTCGTCCGCGATGCGCCCGCACGGCACGGCATCGTCGCCGACCCGCACACCGCCGCAGGGCTGCACGTGCTCGAAGGACTTCGCGCAGCCGGCGATACGCGCCGATGGGCCGTGGTGGCCACCGCGCATCCGGCGAAGTTCGACACCATCGTCGAACCGCTCGTCGGGCACGCGATCGACGTGCCGCCCGCGCTTGCGCAATGCCTGTCGCGCCCCGCGTCCGCGCAGGCGTTGAGCGCGGATTACGAGGCGTTGCGTCATGCGCTTCGTGCATGA
- a CDS encoding dihydroxy-acid dehydratase → MRSNAIKQGPARAPARAMLRATGLDDAAIAKPLVAVVHTWSDVSPCNFTLRDLAQHVREGVIEHGGTPIEFNTIAVTDGIAMGSDGMRASLPSRETIADSIELAVNGHCLDAMVLLVGCDKTIPAAAMAAARLDIPTVILYGGTIMPGHCRKDEGDKALTVQDVFEAVGAHSAGRIDDAELHRIESHACPGAGACGGQFTANTMAMVLTFLGLSPLQFNDIPAVHADKPAAARACGALAMQRLRNGGPGPREILSPAALRNAACAVSATAGSTNAALHLLAIAHEAGVAFDLEEFEAAARTPVIADLKPGGRYTAAEMFEFGGAALVARELRAAGLIQDIPTVTGRSFFAELDEVPLPGAQDVVRPVSNPFKPRGGYSILYGDLAPEGCILKLAGHGIEHFEGTARVFDSEEAAFNAVQARQIRAGDVVVIRFEGPAGGPGMREMLAVTAALVGQGLGNDVALITDGRFSGATHGFMVGHIAPEAARGGPIAKLRDGDRVRIDVTTRRIDVGADLRTRPVARIAPRVATGVLAKYAAQVSSASRGAVTAPGPLDAARAKSRDIPVQVVEETPVTPEDTKELFLA, encoded by the coding sequence GTGAGAAGCAACGCCATCAAGCAAGGCCCCGCACGCGCCCCGGCACGCGCGATGCTGCGCGCCACCGGGCTGGACGACGCGGCGATCGCGAAGCCGCTCGTCGCCGTCGTGCACACCTGGTCGGACGTCTCGCCGTGCAACTTCACGCTGCGCGACCTGGCGCAGCACGTGCGCGAAGGCGTGATCGAGCACGGCGGCACGCCCATCGAGTTCAATACCATCGCGGTGACCGACGGCATCGCCATGGGGTCCGACGGCATGCGCGCCTCGCTGCCCTCGCGCGAGACCATCGCCGATTCGATCGAGCTCGCCGTGAACGGCCATTGCCTCGACGCGATGGTGCTGCTGGTCGGCTGCGACAAGACGATCCCGGCGGCCGCGATGGCCGCGGCGCGGCTGGATATTCCGACGGTGATCCTCTACGGCGGCACGATCATGCCGGGCCATTGCCGCAAGGATGAAGGCGACAAGGCGCTCACCGTGCAGGACGTGTTCGAAGCCGTCGGCGCGCATTCGGCCGGGCGCATCGACGATGCCGAACTGCACCGCATCGAGTCGCACGCCTGCCCGGGCGCGGGCGCCTGCGGCGGACAGTTCACCGCCAATACGATGGCGATGGTGCTGACGTTCCTGGGCCTGTCGCCGCTCCAGTTCAACGACATTCCCGCCGTGCATGCCGACAAGCCCGCCGCCGCGCGGGCCTGCGGCGCGCTGGCGATGCAGCGTTTGCGCAACGGTGGTCCGGGACCGCGCGAGATCCTCTCTCCCGCCGCGCTGCGCAACGCTGCGTGCGCGGTCTCGGCCACCGCGGGTTCGACGAACGCCGCGCTGCACCTGCTCGCCATCGCGCACGAGGCCGGCGTCGCGTTCGACCTGGAAGAATTCGAAGCCGCCGCGCGCACGCCGGTCATCGCCGACCTCAAGCCCGGCGGGCGCTACACCGCGGCGGAAATGTTCGAGTTCGGCGGCGCGGCGCTCGTCGCGCGCGAACTGCGCGCGGCGGGGCTCATCCAGGACATCCCGACCGTCACCGGCCGCAGCTTCTTCGCCGAACTCGACGAGGTTCCCCTGCCCGGTGCGCAGGACGTGGTGCGCCCGGTGTCGAACCCCTTCAAGCCGCGCGGCGGCTACTCGATCCTCTACGGCGATCTGGCGCCGGAAGGCTGCATCCTCAAGCTCGCCGGCCACGGCATCGAACACTTCGAAGGCACCGCGCGGGTTTTCGATTCCGAGGAAGCCGCGTTCAACGCCGTGCAGGCGCGGCAGATCCGCGCGGGCGATGTCGTGGTCATCCGCTTCGAAGGCCCGGCCGGCGGCCCCGGCATGCGCGAGATGCTCGCCGTCACCGCGGCGCTGGTCGGACAGGGGCTGGGCAACGACGTCGCGCTGATCACCGACGGCCGTTTCAGCGGCGCCACGCACGGCTTCATGGTCGGGCACATCGCGCCGGAAGCCGCACGCGGCGGTCCCATCGCGAAACTGCGCGATGGCGATCGCGTGCGCATCGACGTGACCACGCGCCGCATCGACGTCGGCGCCGACCTGCGCACGCGCCCCGTCGCGCGCATCGCGCCGCGCGTCGCGACCGGCGTGCTCGCCAAGTACGCCGCGCAGGTGAGTTCGGCATCGCGCGGCGCGGTCACGGCGCCGGGCCCGCTCGACGCGGCACGCGCGAAGTCGCGCGACATCCCCGTGCAGGTCGTCGAGGAAACGCCGGTGACGCCCGAAGACACGAAGGAATTGTTCCTCGCTTGA